Within Lagopus muta isolate bLagMut1 chromosome 1, bLagMut1 primary, whole genome shotgun sequence, the genomic segment TACTTCCAGGTTACAGGCCCTTCTGCTACACACTTCAGGACTCCTTCCCCTAAGAGCCCTTTGCCAGTGGCTGCACATGCAGCGTGCAAGGGTGAGAAGGTGAGGACACAAGTCTGATTATGAAGGAACTGAGACAAAATTATCTTGTTTCTTTTGGTCTTTAGACCAAAACATAACATCCAGGATTGCTGTATCAGGAGACTGAGTTAATTTTCTATGATGCAGTGCTGAAGAGACAATGAATTTCTTTGGTAAATGTtaaatttcatttgcatttttgctgcctgcctgcttttgtttgtttgttttgtttttttttccccctccttatTCTCCTGATTGACTATACAACAGCCATTGTTCAGGGTACCTTGTTACTAGATACCATCCACGAGGAAAATTGATCAGACTTAGTTCTTCTTGTTCCTCCTAAAAATCTTCCAAGGCACCAGATCTTTATCTATATGGACCTGCAGGGATTAAGTATTCTAGCAGTCTGCAATACAAATCTGAGAGGCTGCGACAAGAATGAATCGCAGCTGTTCAAATTATTGACCGCTTTGCTGACAGACTATTTGGTTAATACAGAGATCCACAATGTTCTGGAGATACAAATAGTCCTGTTCCTGGAGTCATTAAAGTTACTCAATATTTCTAATCAAAAccttttcttactctttttggCTCTTTCATGAAGCAACTGGTTTCACTTAAGCTGAGCATTATTAAGCCTCACTTTGTTGTAAAGTACTTCAAAATTGTTATATAAATTGCCTTACACTCTTTAATTAAAGAGAAGGATATGGCTGTTATATAAAAATCGTATCTCCTATATCCTGTCACAAGACTAAACCAGAAGCCcctaaaagcattttgtttgcaGTTACCATGGTGGATGGAGCTGATTTTAAGGAAGAGGTGTTCTTCACTATTACCAGTTTGGTCAAGAGACTACTCGGGAATCCCAGCTTACTCTCCAAGCCAAGGCTGTGTATGTGTCAAAACACTATTCCACTGaggtagaaagaaaaacaccGTCTGGCTTTCCTGTCACTGCTGATATGAAAGACAGAACAGTATACCTTTtccaaaaatataaatgataaaCCTTAGCAAAGTGCACAAACGAATCTTTAACCTCATTAACTACTGCTgtaaaattgaaaaacaaaaaggagagggAATTTTGTATACTCATGTGGCATCATGACCAGTAGAAGTAAAAACTCTTCCAACAAAAAACTAGTTCGTGAATTGAGaagtttgctttcttcctgtttatgctttctttaaaaactcaAGGTTAATGGAGAAGTACATCTCTCAGGTTTCCAGAAGAATCCTGATCTGCAGTGAGGTTACTACTGTTGTTACTGCTGAGGTGTGATATGTTTTAGCATAAACACTTCTATGAGTTAAAGTACCAGTGTAGCAGTGTTGGATGAGGTATGAGCTAATAAACCTCACAGTAAGGCTTCCTCAAGGTTCTGACATCCTGAGACATGCCAGGACAGGTGTCCAGTGCCACACTGGAACTGGTTCTCTGTCCAGGAACAGAGGCAGAGAGTTATCTGGaatctctttctgcttttctgttacattttcaaGCATCCATCACATACATCCTGGCTATTCCTCACGAGGAAGGTGATTGTTCTGCCTTGTGAaacccatctggagtactgcatccatgaggccctcagcacaagaaagatgtagagctgttggagcaggtcccaAGGAGGCCACGAATATGCTCAGACTCtcctcctatgaagaaaggttgagggagttagacttgttttgtttggagATGAGAATGCTCCAGGGacacctcattgcagccttccagtactcaGCAGGAGCTTATGAACAGGAAGGACAGCAATTCTCTGATGGTCtaatagcaataggacaagggggagtggctttaaagtgaaataagagaaaattagatgttaggaagaaattctttactcagagggtggtgaggcactggcacaggctgcccagcaaagctgtggatgccccatccctggagctgtttgAGGACTGGTcggatgggaccctgggcagcctgagctggtgggtggcaagcAGCAGGTGGGTTAGAGTTCAGTGATctttgagatctcttccaacctaagccatccTATGTCTGACACAGGTAATTTTAAAGGAAGATAGGTTGAGTAGGTTCAAGGCACAATATCATCCACTGCTATCCCCCACCCAGCCTCGCATATTGATAGTTGAGTTACCATTCTCCTCACCAGAGTTCACCATTTCAATTACACCCTGTTGCTAACATGGTGATGTAATTTCACGCAGGATCTGACTGTACCCCACAGAAGGCCTGCACAGCTCACAGAGGGAAGCTAAACAGCCTACTGAAGACTAGTGGTTCTCAGCCTTTATTGATCTACAGATGCCTGCATATTTTCCCTTGGAAATGTAAACACCTGCCTAAAATGTAAGCCTCTGGTTTTTCAGTTACCTTACAGACCTCTTAAATGTTGTCCACGGACCACAAGGTGAAGGTCAGTACTTGAGAGCGATCATTATGCACACCCAGCAGGTAGCCTACAATTTCAAAGTCTCTCACTTAGTTCCCTTTTTTTGCCATACAGGTACACATTCAACTCTTCTTGGAGGTCCCTGCTCTGTATTTCCTCTGCAGGAAAGACTAGttccccacccccaccccccctctcACTCCATTCTCACAAACATCAGTTGATCTGGAGCACTTTCCCCACGCGTGGTTAATCAGCCTTGCATATGAAAGACGATGCCAAATGCCCCAAACTATAGCTGCATCCACAATCCAAAAACATATCCTAATTCAGCAGCAAAACTAGGCATAGACTCTAGTTCTTTGGTGTCATGAtttcttgcagtttttttttttttttccattcattacATAGACACTACATGAAATCGAAATGTTTGTTGGACCAAGTCACTACATCTGTTGAGTACTTTGGTGTTCTACTATACAGAAACAAGAAACCATGCACACAAATTTAATCTGTTGTACCTGAAATGACGATTGGACAGGTACCTATCATGTAGTTAGCGAAATGTACAAAAAAATTTCATTCTATGTTCAGAACTGTACTAGTAAACCTGGGCAGCTTTTGGGTACATTACCTGCAAAATCCTAGACAAGATATATATCCTTTTGTTGATataaagatgataaaataaTTGATAAAAATATAGAAGACAAGCAGAATCTCCTAGTTATATTCtatattatgaagaaaattgGATGATGTAGACAAATCTATGAAGTAATGAATTATTACCTATTGCCAATGATAGCTATGAAGACGTTTAGTTCCACCCATAAAACATCCTAGAATTTGCATAGCTATAAACTCACAATCAAGAATTTTGAAAGAATCATCTGGCAAGCAAATGGAAACAATGGcctttcctttcaaaacaaCTTTGGAGTTTGAGTGTGTTCCAGAAAGCCAgtaaatactttcattttaaaagtatttgaaaaataagaggGATCATCTCGGTAGCTTAGAAGCCAGTTGACCTAATGCTGACTTGGCAAAATCAAAGCGTAATCTATTTGGGTTACACTCAGCTAAGAAAGGAAACATAATAGTATTTGATTTAATTGAATGAAAAAGATCTCATTAGAAGAATTGCATGTTCTTTTGTGGCAATGTAAGTTTGGTACTTCAAGATGGTCCAGGATTAATATAGCAAGACTTGCATCTAAGTACAACACAGCCTGGTCcttttgtaaaggaaaagaaaggcaataGCTAAGTGCTACAGGAGGGAGCCAAGCCTTACTGGGAGACACCTACACCAGCTCAATTAAATTCAGTTGTTTGGAAAGATGAATACAGCAGCTCGATCACGGGCATGTAACTCATTAGAAAAGATTTTTGATAGCAGAAGACTTTAATGTACTGAAGAAAGGTGTAATAAGACCTtatgagaaggaaaagaaaataaaaaaagaagagaatggcAGCTTCAATGGCAGTGAAAACCAGCAAAATAAGCGACATGGTTGATCAACCATAGGGCTTTAAATTGTGCAAGTTTAAAATCTTTCTTGAAGATTTAACTGAATTATAGACCAGCAATGCTATCATTAGTCATGGCTGAGATTCCATTACCATGTTGTGGGTGACTTTTCTAAATGATTTCCAGCCTACatgatgtttccttttaaagCAATGAGAATTTGCAGAATCCAGCTAAGAAGTGACAACCGATTCAGGAAAGGACAAGGAGTGCTGCCACATTCCAGCGAAGACTCAAGATGCAAACTAACACACAACTCCAGAATCAATACCAAGTCTTCTTCGGTATACACATAGGGGAACAAATGGATTGgcattaagaagaaaatgcgGAGTTAAAGATTTCAGGAAGCTGAAGAGGAAGGACCACAGGATCTTGCTGGAGAATATCCCATTCCTGCAAGTGGAAGTTAAATATTTGAACTGCTGTCAGCTTGAGAATACAAATCTGACAAAGCCACACTCTGAAACTTGAGGCTTCTCCATAGTGGATAACTGTGTATGGATGTTATGCTTTGCATCCTGCATGTAGCTACTATACTGTTTCGGTTACCCTGAGGCACTCTGAATGTGTTAAGCAGCCTCAGAAATTCAAAGAGAAAGACCTGATAAAAACTCAACTAGGTGACAATGagaatgaagtatttttcattgtttctacCCAGATTCCTGTTGCTGGtgtaaacagaaataagaaattcaactgattgggggggaaaaaaaagtccaggAATAAAGTGGCACTTCTGAAACTCAATGGGAAAGCACCTTAATAAAAGCCAGTTTCCTCCTGTGTGATAGTAAgttacagaaacagcagcaaactgcaCAAACATAAGCAGTACCTTTGAAATTACCAGTAACAAAAGAATTGTACAGCCTTAAATACACAGACATCCCTGTGCTTGGTAATAGATTCCAAGAAGGAAGGATAGAAGACATAAGAAAACAATGCACCAAACAAGGGAAGGTGATCTCAAGCACCtttaacacaaaacaaacaaaacaacaacaaacctcACAACACTGCAAGAAATGTTTTAACTTGCAAGACATTCCCCAAGGTATTCAAGCAGTCAGCCAAATATCCTTcccattttcaaaattaatttccttaaaACTGGACGCTGCACCCAAAACAAGTCGATTTCTCAGAGTTCAACACGATGCATACAAGACATGGCAATGTGAGTGCAAACTGGCAGTTTTATATGTTCGTATTGAACATGGGCCTGTGGAGGAGAGCTACAGGCAGTAATAAACCTATGCATAGTCTGTGCTTCACAAAGCAAATTCCAAGGTGAGCAAACTTGTGAACTGAGttgtctggaagaaaaaaaaaaatgtaaggcaggaaaatgtgaatgaaaactattctttaattaaaatatgattGTATGGCCAAAAACATCCCAATTCCACAAAGCTTTCAGGAAAAGCTTGTTCTGGGTTCAGTGAGAAAGTCTGtgagcaagaaaaaacaactgaaacaaggggggaaaaaaaagacaaaaggccAAAATACAACACATGGAAAAGGGGAAGGCCAGACAAATGAgataaaacaaatattattagatagagaaaaaaaaaaccctcaaaaacTAGTAAGGAAAAATTTGTGGCAAGCAAAACCACCgataaaaggaaaggaattttggagctttcatttgtttttgtttcatgtgtttttgttggttttggttgttgttgttgttgttgttttaataaaaagcagacaaataaaTACTGCTAATATCCATGCTAAGTAAAAATGATTAAACTGctagagaataaagaaaatcagtCAGCAAATACTTCTAATCCCATAGTCAGAAACAGAACGTGGCAGGAGTATGAAAATAGCAACTTCTCTTCAGTACCGTAGTATCAAAGCAAGAAATCAGACAACATCTATTGGGgacatatatttttaagtcaGTAAAGAAACAGTCCTAGAAGAGTGGACTAGCAAGCTCTCTAGCCCAGCAGttccaattttaattaaatgtggGATATTAGAGAAATACTGTAAGACATTCACGACAGTATTCccaaaatgcaaatgaaaggaCTCAGCATCAAAATCAGTCTGAGGCAAAATAATGGAAAACCCGTTAAGAtgaagaatgaatgaatgagtgAAGAATGAATCCTATAACCCAAAGATTTACGAAATACAGGTTTtgtagaggggaaaaaaaaaatgaaaccctGGATTCATTCATTGATGACATCATTATACGTTTGGTTTAACAAAGGGGACTGCATAGGTGCAACATACTTAAATTTTCATAAGGCATTGACCTAGCACCATAAGTCAAAAAGATTTACTGTACATAATCACATACTAAGAGGATTAAGAAATGCCTTCTAGCCTGCAAGTCTCAAAAAGAAGCTAATAAAAAGTTGCACTGAATGATGCTTTTCAAGTTAGTGTAGGTCAGATGGATCTGAAAGTTAAAAAGTAACAACTGATACAGTTTGTGGGTGACAAAAACTGGCAAAAGTGGCTTGTGACCTGGACCACTATAAGCCAGGTCAAACAAAATGGACTTTGAGACCGTCTCACATTAAACAAACAGGAAATAAGAACTCTGACTATatagaaaggggaaaagattACCATAGGAAGCTGAGATTTCTGATGATTTAGAATTGCACCAGATAAGCAGCTAACATGAGCTCCTGTATAATgctggagaaaagagaaaatgcaatcCTCTGCAGACTTAAGGCAAAGGGAAGGGCAACCTTGTGCATGGCACTGGAGATTGAACACTTAattcagaaatgaatgtttttacAGGATTCAGAAAAAATTGACatgatgtgaaaataaaagacaataaTTCACAGGCAGGAGGAAATCCTTTATAGTGGAAGACTGAAGGAGTTCCCTCTACTTAGATTGTAAAAAGTAGATTTTGAGAGATGCTAGTGTTTTAAATACCAGGTCAGAGGAGGAAGCTCGAAGGTTCTCTAAATCAGTAGGATGGATCTGAACTGGAAGCCAAAGGCAACCAAATCCAAGAGAAACCAGACTTAGATATTTAGAGAGCAAGAACACAAAGCCCTTGCAGCGGGTTACCAATGGAAGGGATTTGCTGTATCCCTGTGCCTCAAAATCAAGCCAATACATTCTGTGAACGTGCACTTACAATACACCTTAGCTATCGAGGCTCAGTGCAGAATAAATAGCTTGAAATGTCACCTGTAAAATGTAGGAGTCAGGTATTCTCTTCTAGCCTCATCTGTGAACCTACAAAAAACTTCAGCCACTTGCAGCCAAGCCTGCTGACTAAACACAGAGAAGCAACTCTCTGCCACAGACTACCCAGGTGCAGAGCTCCAACTTTCACTACGCAAACCACAAGGCTGCCTGAAGACAGGGATGCATTACGGTGCTCGGTGCTTGCAGCAGCAAGATGCTCGTGCTGCAGTCTGGTGCGTGGGGAAGGAACACACGGCACAGGGGCAGGGTGCCTGCAGTAGCACCTCTGAGGAGCCTTTTACACCAGTTTATTTCTACACaaggtgattaaaaaaaaaaaagaaaagctccttTTGTTTGTTCGTACAGAAATCTGAAACTATAGGCTTTGAGTGGGTATTTTAAAATCCCAACACATGCTTTTTTCCCTTGCCTTTTCATTTGAGTCAGCCTCCACGATCCAAAGGAACTAAGAAGTGATACACAAGACCATAGTCATgtggaccaaaaaaaaaaaaaaaaaattaaaacaaacaaacaaaccaaaagggaaggagaagagaagacaaagagagagggaaaaacaaacgaagattgaaaataaaaatttgccAGGATAATGCGTTTTATAAACACAGAGATAGAAACAGTTACAGCAAGGACAGAGCGGGCCAGGGGTGGGGAatagatatttatatatatatatatgtatatatatataaattcacGGGGCCTTCAGTTTATTCTTGTTGGCTCCCCGTTCTCTTTAGATTGGTCTCTCTGTGGGGATCTTCATCCCTTTCTCTCCACTGTCCACCTTTTGGGGATTCTCTCCCATGATCAGGGTCCAGAAGAGGCCACCACTGCCATGTGAGTCCAGCCCGTCTTGGCAAGAGGAGCCTGAGAGAGCACTctggtgggagctgagcagagaagcTAGCCTTTCCCTATCACCCGCCGGCTCCTTGAAAGACTGGTctactcctcctcctccttccctttaGGAAACGGGGCAGGACAGGGGGGTGTGAGTCAGAACTGCTGTTGTTCCACCTTGCGAGAAAGGGAGTAGAGAGAAGGGCGATGATTATTTTGGCAGTCTCTCACCCTCCCCTCCattgctttttggtttgttgttgaTGCCTGCAGGCTTTTCTGAGGAGGTGGgggaagcaggagggagagaagtACAAGCTGCTAGGACATCATCCACAACGGGCAGGAAGAGCAACGAGCAGGAACCCACATTCCTATGGGGCCTTGGCCATTACGCTGCTCAGATAGCTGGGAGAGGCAGCAGCCAGTTCCAACAGACTCCTCTCTATTGCTCTCCACTAGGGGAGAAGAAAGAGTGCAATACTCCATAGCCCCCAGGCAGTGCAGGCACCTGTCCAGCCCAGAGAACATGCCTCATCTCTCCCCCACACTGGTCTCACTTTCCACTGGGGAGGTTTCTCCCATCCAGTCCTGGGGGCAGAACAATCGACCCCTCCTCCCTTTCacaagcaggaggaacaggAATGGATATTTCCCTCTTAGACACTCAAGGAaatcctcaaaaaaaaataaaaataaaccatcCAGTTGTGAACCCTGCCACATTCTTCTGTGGCCCACTGAAAGCATGTCCAAGCCCCTGTACATACTAGGACTCCATTCCATTCACCACGCATGTCTCAACACCTCCCCACCCCTTCATACGCATCCTACAGTGAGAGAAGGCAAAACAGAGGCCTTTCTTTGGGTTTTAAAGGAGGGGCTCTTGCATGAGGAAGTgatcccagcacaggaaaggagCTCTTGCACAAGGAAGCATCCTCCTACCAGGCAGGTTGTTGCACAGAAGGAGCACCCCCTTGATAAAGGCTGTTATTCAAGGGGCTGCCATGAACAGGGTTACACAGCCAGAAGAGGCTGTTGCAGGAGGAGAGGCCGGAGACTGTTGCACGAGGAGGGCCACCACACAAGCGGTGCCCCTGGGCGCAGGCTATGCACAAGAGGCTTTCTGCTCCCTGGCTTGAGGTCTCTCTAGGAGCTGGAGAGGTGCTCCACTTGGATGGCGCTGGTGCTGACAGTGAGGCAGATGTCCTTATGATGCTCTGAAGTCTTGTAAGGAGTCAGGTCAAAGGAGCACTGAGGGGGAGGATTGGGTTGGTTAGTGTCTCCAGAAGGGCCCCCTGCTGCCCCACCTCCCTGTggctggaagtgctgctgctgctgagaggcCTGGGCTTGGGCCTGAACCACCTGCTGCTGTGGATCAGGGATGTTGTGTTTCCGCATGTGCTTCATCAGGTACGTCTCCTGCAATGGGAAGAACGGCATGACAGGTGGGGAtgactcagaagaaaaaaaaggaacagggaGGGATACGACAACTCATGGTGCTGCTTCCACAGAACCTACTCCCTGGGGAAGTGTTCCCACTTCTGATAGCTCTCAAGGAGCCAACACTCACCGAGGTGTAGGCCCggctgcagatggagcaggTATAGACCTTGGCATGTTTCACCGTGTGTGTAGCCAGGTGTACCTCCAGCGAGGCAGCATCTGTGTATGCACGGTGGCAGTTGTGGCACTTGAAAGGTTTGTCTTTGTTGTGCTGCCGTCTGTGGGACTGGGGaatggcagcagggcagaggaaagagaaagcaagtgCAGAGAAAGAGGTGAATATTAACACTGGAGATTGCTTTACCTCTAACACTCCCTTCCAACCAGGCTCCAAGTCCCCCAGGACCCACTATGCTGAGCTAGGTACACCCAGCTCCTAGCACAGAACATGGTACTTTCCACTCCAGCCCACTGTGTCTTTCCCACAAATTCTTTATCAGCCCTTCTACACATTTGAAAGCAGTCTCCTAACTCTCCGCAGCATCCATCTTCTCAGTCTCAATGCAATTCTTTCAatcttttcctgcctttcttctctcctgcctCTCTTCACACTGATTCCCCATGTCTATCAACTGTCAAAGCAAGATCTTCCTTAACTGATCACTGACATTTTGCTATTTGGCATTTTTcactcttcccttcctcctcaaTACTGCAACAGGACATATTACTTTTGCTTCCCTAAATCTCTAGTCTTACACTAATTCcattgtaaaacaaacaacaacaaaaatatcagaTAGTGAAATTTTATTCCACTCATAACATTTAGAAAATTTATTGCCCCAGCTATGTTAGAAAACTGCGGAACAGATGGGAAGAATGTTACTAAGGTCTCGCCACATTCTAGTCAAGCTCATAATTTTACAGGATGCAACTGTTTTTGGGACTTATTTGGGTCACTAGTGCCACAAAAGCCATGAATCTCTTCCCTACTCAGCACTTCAATAGTATTTCTGTACTCTTTCACTCTCCTCCCAGCTACCCCAATTTCTCCACCTCCTCCCGCTTGACAGCTGTATTTGCCACCCACACTACTGAGCAGGGCATGCCCAGCCTCTTACCTGCAGGTTGGAAAGCTGCGTGAAAGCCTTTTCACAACCAGGGTGAGCGCATTTGTAGGGTCGGTCCCCAGTGTGGATACTGTCAAGGAGGAAGAGCACAAATGGGAAGCAGTGAACAGACAGGCAAGGTGGACTGCCAGGGCCTGATGCTATGATCAAATCTCACAGCCACTCAGGAGAGCAAGGGTACGGATGatgctgcctccagctgctgttCTATCTGGACAAAGAGAGCTCTACCCAGCTCTTGTGTCCAGCTAGAAGTTAGAAAGTACATGCAGACAAGCCGAGTTCAGAATGTCACTAGGACTGAGGAGTAAGACTTTATGAATGGGTGGCTGGCTTGGCACGTGAGCCACCTAAAAATGGGTGGTTAGGAGTCTGGGGGCCCAGGCTCCCTGCCTCAAGCTCAGGAGAACCAAGAGGAATCCATTCTCCTGCTTCCACAGTATCAAGAAAGTAGCTCTGCTCCTTCTCAGGATACACACTCCAAAAGTTCTCCCCTTATGTTATCAGGGAAATGTGTTCATGCCCCTGTCCCCCTGCAATGCCAGGACAAGCTTCCACACACTCAGTCCAACCCCCGAAGAACCGGGCTGGGATCCCCTATGGCCAATGCCTCTCACTCTattgctctctctctctgtacCCCCCGCGGTGCCAGACCAAGGATCCCCAGGGATAGCACATGCCCGCTTCTGCCCTGCCGTGGTCAGCGTCTCCTGCGCAGTGTCCATTCCGTCCACTCTGCTGGGCCACCTCCTCCTGTGTGTGCAGCCGGTCGCGtcccccgcccgccccccgcATGCTTGGCGCGCGTGTGCTCCACAGGTGCATGCCGGCAGCGCGGGGGGGCCAGGGCCAGGCCCCCAGCCTCCTCTGGCCCTTAccgtgtgtgctgctgcaggtgggagaGCTGGCGGAAGGCCTTCTGGCAGTAGCGGCAGGTGTAGGGCTTGGCCCCCGAGTGGATGCGGAGGTGCTGGGCCAGGTAGGATGTGTTGGCGAAGCTCTTGGAGCAGTGAGGACACTTGTGCGGCTTGACAATCGCCGTGTGGAGCTTGGAGTGGATCCTgccgaagaggaggaggagcagcagcagttggaCACGACCGCCATCTGGCTAGTGCTGACGGAATGAGGGCACAAAGGGGGTGGGACAGCACCACTATCTGCTACACAGAGGAACTCCAATATGGCATGAGCTCACTCAGCCTCAAACCGTGCTCCCCTTGGATTCAAGAGCCTGTGGTCTGTCCGCACCGGGGGAGGATCCAGAGAGAGAAACTATAGAGTTTGGACTGAGGGGcattggcagagctgtgtgtggaaAGCCTATGGCTGAAATAACAGGGGGCTGCAAGCGTGGACTGAGTTGTTTGGCAGAACTACGCTGGGGTGACAGGGAACAGATCTTCTATGTGTCCTTTACTCTAGTGCTGGCAAAACCAGCCCTACCTTTTGTCAGATGACGTTGTTCCATTGCAGACACCCCTCAAAGTAACATTAACCTCTGCACACACCCAGCCCCTCACAGCAAGCAACAGGTCTTAACGTGTCAGATACCACGACTGCTGGTTGGTTGTGTCTGAGACGTGACCAGCCCACAGAAATCAGCAAGGTCTCCCCGAGCAGTCACCCACGGAGGGTGCCCACTCACAGCATGCTGGGATGACAGCAACATGCAGTGCTGAAGGCCCCCAGCCTCCTCTGGCCCTTAccgtgtgtgctgctgcaggtgggagaGCTGGCGGAAGGCCTTCTGGCAGTAGCTGCATGTGTAGGGCTTGGCCCCTGAGTGGATGCGAATGTGCTGGGCCAGGTAGGAGCTGTTGGCGAAGCTCTTGGAGCAGTGAGGACACTTGTGTGGCTTTGTCTCCGTATGGGACTTGGAGTGGATCTGCATCTCCGACTTGGAGTAGAAGGTCAGCGAACACATCCGGCACCTGGGACCGGGGTGAGGGGAAGAGACAGTGTCATATGGGGGCAAGCCCCAATATCTATCAACTCTAACTGGAAGGGCTCATCCACACTGAGTGAATATGGGATATTTTCTTACTATGAGGTTCTGGGGAGGTTTCACCTGGGACATTGTGCTCAGCTGCAAGTGCTCCAGTCCCAGAGGAACAATCTTAAGCTAGGAACTGGCAGAAGAGACCAAACTATACTTCGCAGCCATACAAGTGAAGGTCTTGGGAGAATCAAAGAGATTAATTTATTGTGCTTACAAGGAAGACAGGGCAGCACTTTGGAAGTTTTTCTACAGCCATCTGAAGGGGACAGGAACAACAACTCCCagacaaaaaacattttgttcatctattatttatttcagccAAAAAAGTTGGAAAACCTGAAAATCCCAGGTTAACGTTCATCCTCATTATAAAAGTTAATTCCATGTACTGCAAAGTCTGCAAAAGCAGTTATGACAAAACCATTTAATTCTGCTCCCATTTTTGGAGAAGACATGTTTACGAAGACAATGCTGGAAGTAACAACAGTGCTGCCTTCCTAGTGAGTCTCAAAAGATGTTCTGCATACCAGATCAGATATTTCACTGGTCTAATTGGCTTTCACCGTTTCTATCTCAGtgatgttttgaaatgttttgtctgGGAGTTTGGACCCATCTGTTCCCACAATGATCAGAAGCATGTTTGATAACACAGACTCTTTGAACAGGGAGAAGCAGTGGGCAACTATCTCCAATGGATGCTGATGTTAAAAAACATGCCTCCACCATAACACCAGGTTAAGAGAAGATTGTACTTTTATAAAATTAAAGGTGGTAATTGTGGTTAATAAAGTGACAGAGAGCTAGAGACTACATCCAAGTTACTGAAGGTTATCATCTTCCCACAGAAGTGCACGCCAACAAGTGGCAGACTTAAGGTTTCTCTGAACTAAAAGTTTTTCCACTTGCAGACTTCTCAATTAAACAAGACAAAATGGAACCTGCACTTGGAACTTCCAGGGTCACACCCGAGGGAAAAATTCCACCTACAAGACCTCTGTTCAACCTGTTG encodes:
- the ZNF384 gene encoding zinc finger protein 384 isoform X5, with amino-acid sequence MWDSYRAIGRVACRVLVKMEESHFNSSPYFWPAVPTVSGQIDNTMFINKMKEQLLPTEKGCSLAPPHYPALLTVPTSVALPTGIAMDSDTKPEQLTPHSQAPVTQNITVVPVQSAGLMTAGPGLVITSPSGSLVTTASSAQTFPISAPMIVSALPPGSQAALQVVPDLTKKGTTTLSEGGGGGGGGGVAPKPPRGRKKKRLQESGLPEMSDPFVLSNEDDEDQHKDGKTYRCRMCSLTFYSKSEMQIHSKSHTETKPHKCPHCSKSFANSSYLAQHIRIHSGAKPYTCSYCQKAFRQLSHLQQHTRIHTGDRPYKCAHPGCEKAFTQLSNLQSHRRQHNKDKPFKCHNCHRAYTDAASLEVHLATHTVKHAKVYTCSICSRAYTSETYLMKHMRKHNIPDPQQQVVQAQAQASQQQQHFQPQGGGAAGGPSGDTNQPNPPPQCSFDLTPYKTSEHHKDICLTVSTSAIQVEHLSSS